A window from Anser cygnoides isolate HZ-2024a breed goose chromosome 1, Taihu_goose_T2T_genome, whole genome shotgun sequence encodes these proteins:
- the LOC136791627 gene encoding keratin-associated protein 10-3-like has protein sequence MPCLVVPCLALLCLALLCLALRSQAKRSQAKPSQAKPSQALPCFALLCLVLPSQFELHLALPYLAKPIQAAPCLALPSQALSCQALPCLALLYQGAPYFALPCQAKPCLAKPCLALPCRAMLRLVLPSLTAPCLAFPNQAAPCLVLPCLAAPCLANPSCTLPCLALPSQAKPSHTTPCLAKPHHAKPSQAKPSQAKPSQAKPSQAKPSQAKPSQAKPSQTEPCLSIPCLALPSQAKPSLAKPSQAKPGRTLPSQVMRFLAKPSQAKPSQATPFQAAPCLAKLRLATLCQATLHLAIRAVLHLAKLC, from the coding sequence ATGCCTTGCCTTGTtgtgccttgccttgccttgttGTGCCTTGCCTTGCTGTGCCTTGCCTTACGAAGCCAAGCCAAGCgaagccaagccaagccaagccaagccaagccaagccaagccttgccttgctttgccttgctttgCCTTGTCTTGCCAAGCCAATTTGAGCTGCACCTTGCCTTGCCTTATCTTGCCAAGCCAATCCAAGCTgcgccttgccttgccttgccaaGTCAAGCCTTGTCTTGCCaagccttgccttgccttgccttgctttACCAAGGTGCACCTTactttgccttgccttgccaAGCCAAGCCTTGTCTTGCCaagccttgccttgccttgccatgccgtgccatgctgCGCCTTGTCTTGCCAAGCCTCACCGcaccttgccttgcctttccaAACCAAGCTGCACCCTGCCTtgtcttgccttgccttgccgCGCCTTGCCTTGCCAACCCAAGCTGtaccttgccttgccttgccttgccaagccaagccaagccaagccacACCACACCGTGCCTTGCCAAGCCACACCAtgccaagccaagccaagccaagccaagccaagccaagccaagccaagccaagccaagccaagccaagccaagccaagccaagccaagccaagccaagccaagccaaacTGAGCCTTGCCTTTCcattccttgccttgccttgccaagccaagccaagccaagcctagccaagccaagccaagccaagccaggCCGCACGTTGCCAAGCCAAGTCATGCGTTTCCTtgccaagccaagccaagccaagcctAGCCAAGCCACGCCTTTCCAAGCTGCACCTTGCCTTGCCAAGCTTCGCCTTGCCACGCTTTGCCAAGCCACACTGCACCTTGCCATCCGCGCTGTGCTGCACCTTGCCAAGCTGTGCTGA